A region of Drosophila suzukii chromosome 2L, CBGP_Dsuzu_IsoJpt1.0, whole genome shotgun sequence DNA encodes the following proteins:
- the Crys gene encoding transcription factor SPT20 homolog, giving the protein MKRTYLLLCLSLLTCNVANSAFLRPIDLGQLGKSSSIQQQQQQQLRGDLSRDDNGDDDDATTLAPNSSEDYDTRPQYSFAYDVRDSLTGDDKRQEEKRDGDLVKGQYSLIEPDGTRRIVEYTADDVSGFNAIVSKQRLDEQQQRIAASSSSSSRFNSLEELQTRLTAQAIAEAQSLAEAQQASQLQLEAQSRRESETQARNQAQQLMEQFQQQVQQQEQQRLQQEQQLRDLQRLQEQRDREEREREQRERELRDRELRERELRDRELREREQRDREQREREQRDREQRDREDRRQQAERRQSQNQRLIDQQTLLLAQSLPSIQATVVSHPPTLLASRLPATTSSSRTTTLLTRERDLEAWRQLPNARITIDRSSQPLILSQPSSATVQAQLISSPLLLESGNLNGLLTTRLNGNAARAGAALSWSNGRRLLNNDLWQLDRLDDREDSRRESEELRSNSAERRSKNW; this is encoded by the exons ATGAAACGG ACATACTTGTTGCTCTGCCTGAGCCTGCTGACCTGCAACGTGGCCAACTCGGCCTTCCTGCGCCCCATCGATCTTGGCCAGCTCGGCAAATCCTCCAGCattcagcagcagcagcaacagcaactgcGCGGGGATCTGAGCCGCGATGACAACGGAGACGACGACGATGCCACCACTCTGGCACCCAACTCCAGTGAGGACTACGACACCCGTCCCCAGTACAGTTTCGCCTACGATGTAAGGGACTCCCTCACCGGCGACGACAAGCGGCAGGAGGAGAAGCGCGACGGTGACCTGGTCAAGGGTCAGTACTCCCTGATCGAGCCCGATGGCACCCGTCGCATCGTGGAGTACACGGCCGACGATGTGAGTGGCTTCAATGCCATCGTGTCCAAGCAGCGTCTGGATGAGCAGCAGCAAAGGATCGCCGCCTCCTCGTCATCGTCGTCCCGCTTCAACAGCCTCGAGGAGTTGCAGACCCGTCTCACTGCCCAGGCCATCGCAGAGGCCCAGTCCCTGGCCGAGGCCCAACAGGCCAGCCAACTGCAGCTGGAGGCCCAGAGTCGTCGGGAGTCGGAGACCCAGGCCCGTAACCAGGCCCAGCAGCTCATGGAGCAGTTCCAGCAGCAGGTTCaacagcaggagcagcagcgcCTGCAGCAGGAACAGCAACTGAGGGACCTCCAGCGCCTGCAGGAGCAGCGTGATCGGGAGGAACGCGAGCGAGAGCAGCGGGAGAGGGAACTGCGGGATCGGGAGCTCCGGGAGCGCGAACTCCGTGATCGTGAACTCCGGGAGCGAGAGCAGCGGGATCGGGAGCAGCGGGAACGGGAACAGCGGGATCGGGAGCAGCGTGATCGCGAGGATCGCCGCCAGCAAGCTGAGCGTCGTCAGAGCCAGAACCAGCGCTTGATCGACCAGCAGACCCTTCTTCTGGCCCAAAGCCTGCCCAGCATCCAGGCCACCGTCGTCTCGCACCCACCCACTTTGCTGGCCTCCCGCCTGCCCGCCACCACCAGCTCCTCGAGGACCACCACCCTGCTGACCAGGGAACGCGATCTGGAGGCCTGGCGCCAGTTGCCCAATGCACGCATCACCATCGATCGCAGCTCCCAGCCCCTGATCCTCAGCCAGCCCTCGAGTGCCACCGTTCAGGCCCAGCTGATTAGCTCGCCTCTGCTCCTGGAATCGGGAAACCTCAATGGACTGCTTACCACCCGGCTGAATGGCAATGCCGCCCGAGCTGGAGCCGCCCTCAGTTGGTCCAATGGACGTCGCCTGCTGAACAACGACCTCTGGCAGCTGGACAGGCTGGATGACCGCGAGGACAGCCGACGGGAGAGTGAGGAGCTGCGTTCCAACAGCGCCGAACGTCGCTCAAAGAACTGGTAA
- the Or33c gene encoding Odorant receptor 33c (The RefSeq protein has 3 substitutions compared to this genomic sequence) — translation MVIIDSVHFYRPFWLCMRVLVPTFFKESRSLQAGPIQLYVAALHILVTLWFPLHLLLHLLLHPSAAELVKNLSMSITCLACSLKHVAHLYHLPEIVEIESLIGQLDTFVSSEQEHRYYQDHVHCHAKRFTRCLYISFGMVYVLFLLGIFVQIINGNWELIYPAYFPFDLERNQWMAASALGYQVISMLVEGFQGLGNDTYTPLTLCLLSGHLHLWSIRMAQLGFLEDETASNHQRLLEYIEQHKLLVRFHSLVAQTVSPVQLFQLGGCGATLCITVTYVLFFVGDTISLVYYLVFFGVVCMQLFPSCYFASEVAEEVESLPYAIFSSRWYDQSREHRFDLLVFTQLTLGSRGRVIKAGGLIELNLNAFFATLKMAYSLFAVVVRVKGI, via the exons ATGGTCATCATCGATAGTGTTCATTTTTATCGTCCGTTCTGGCTCTGCATGCGAGTGCTAGTACCTACATTCTTCAGGGAGTCAAGGAGTCTTCAAGCAGGACCCATCCAGCTTTATGTGGCGGCGCTGCATATCCTGGTCACCTTGTGGTTCCCACTGCACCTTCTGCTGCATCTTCTGTTGCATCCTTCTGCGGCTGAACTAGTGAAGAACCTATCCATGTCCATAACCTGTCTTGCCTGCAGTCTCAAGCATGTGGCCCACCTGTATCACTTGCCTGAGATTGTGGAGATCGAATCTCTGATCGGACAACTGGATAAGTTCGTATCGAGCGAACAGGAGCATCGATACTACCAGGATCACGTGCACTGTCATGCGAAGCGCTTTACGCGATGTCTCTACATAAGTTTCGGTATGGTGTACGTGTTGTTCTTATTAGGTATTTTCGTTCAGATCATTAACGGAAATTGGGAGCTCATATACCCCGCGTATTTCCCTTTTGACTTGGAGAGGAATCAATGGATGGCTGCATCGGCCCTGGGCTATCAGGTTATCAGCATGCTTGTCGAAGGCTTTCAGGGTCTGGGAAACGACACCTACACCCCGTTGACCTTGTGTCTTCTAAGCGGGCACCTTCATTTGTGGTCCATTCGGATGGCTCAACTCGGATTCCTCGAGGACGAAACTGCCAGTAATCATCAGCGGTTGCTGGAATACATCGAGCAGCATAAGCTCTTGGTCAG ATTCCACAGCCTGGTGGCTCAGACCGTCAGCCCGGTGCAGCTGTTCCAGTTGGGTGGCTGTGGTGCCACCCTGTGCATCACCGTGACCTACGTGCTCTTCTTTGTGGGCGACACCATCTCGCTGGTCTACTACTTGGTCTTCTTCGGGGTGGTCTGCATGCAGCTCTTCCCCAGCTGCTACTTTGCCAGCGAGGTGGCCGAGGAGGTGCAGAGCCTGCCGTACGCGATCTTCTCCAGCAGGTGGTACGATCAGTCCCGGGAACATCGGTTCGATCTGCTCGTCTTCACCCAACTGACCCTGGGGTCCAGGGGGCGAGTCATAAAGGCGGGCGGGCTCATCGAGCTGAATTTAAATGCCTTTTTCGCCACTCTGAAGATGGCCTACTCCCTGTTCGCCGTTGTGGTGCGGGTGAAAGGTATATAG
- the Or33b gene encoding odorant receptor 33b: MDLKSPVIRSEHIYRAYWLYWRLLGLESQFILNRLLDILITVFVTFWYPIHLILGLFMERTLGAVCKGLPITAACFFASFKFVCFRLKLEEIKTIEVLFKELDQRALSPEERQFFNQNTKREANLIWKSFLVAYGLSNVSAIASVLFGGGHKLLYPAWFPYDVQASELRFWLSVSYQIAGVTLAIIQNLANDSYPPMTFCVVAGHVRLLAMRLSRIGQDRKESNAVIGKQLIESIEEHRKIMKIVDLLRSTMNISQLGQFISSGINISITLVNILFFAENNFAVTYYGVYFLSMILELFPCCYYGTLISVEMSRLTYAIYSSNWMGMDRGYCRTMLIFMQLTLTEVQIKAGGMIGIGMNAFFATVRLAYSFFTLAMSLR; this comes from the exons ATGGACTTAAAGTCGCCAGTTATCAGAAGTGAACACATCTACCGAGCCTATTGGTTATATTGGCGTCTTTTGGGCTTGGAAAGCCAATTCATCCTAAATCGCTTGCTGGATATTTTGATCACAGTTTTCGTCACTTTCTGGTATCCAATTCATTTAATTCTCGGCCTATTTATGGAAAGAACCCTCGGTGCTGTCTGCAAAGGTCTACCAATCACAGCTGCCTGCTTCTTCGCAAGCTTTAAGTTTGTTTGTTTCCGCCTGAAGTTGGAAGAGATTAAAACAATTGAAGTCTTGTTTAAAGAGCTGGATCAGCGAGCCCTAAGTCCTGAGGAACGCCAGTTTTTTAATCAAAACACAAAACGTGAGGCGAATTTGATTTGGAAAAGTTTCCTCGTGGCCTATGGATTGTCAAATGTTTCGGCTATAGCATCGGTTCTTTTCGGTGGTGGACATAAGTTGCTATATCCGGCCTGGTTTCCATACGATGTGCAGGCCTCAGAGCTACGGTTTTGGCTGAGTGTATCCTACCAAATAGCCGGAGTAACTTTGGCAATTATTCAAAACCTGGCCAATGATTCCTATCCACCGATGACATTTTGTGTGGTAGCTGGACATGTGCGACTATTGGCAATGCGTTTAAGTAGAATAGGACAAGATCGAAAGGAATCAAATGCTGTAATCGGAAAGCAGTTAATCGAAAGCATTGAGGAACACCGAAAAATAATGAA AATCGTGGATTTGCTGCGCAGCACCATGAATATATCCCAACTTGGTCAGTTTATTTCAAGTGGCATCAACATTTCCATAACGCTCGTCAACATTTTGTTTTTCGCGGAAAACAACTTTGCCGTAACTTACTACGGTGTGTATTTCCTTTCCATGATACTGGAGTTGTTTCCGTGCTGCTATTACGGTACTCTGATATCCGTAGAGATGAGCAGGTTGACCTACGCGATATATTCGAGCAACTGGATGGGAATGGATCGGGGATATTGCCGCACCATGCTGATATTCATGCAACTAACGCTGACGGAGGTGCAGATCAAGGCGGGTGGAATGATTGGCATCGGAATGAATGCCTTTTTCGCCACCGTACGATTGGCCTACTCCTTCTTCACACTGGCCATGTCGCTGCGATAA
- the Or33a gene encoding odorant receptor 33a — protein MYAGWFPYDVQANALVFWISFTYQAIGSSMLILENLANDSYPPITFCVVTGHVRLLAMRLSRIGQDEKTSMAENKMQLIEGIKDHRKLMQIVSLLRRILYLTQLGQFLSSGINIAITLVNILFFAENKFSMTYYAVFFAAMFIELFPSCYYGTLMTMEFDKLPYAIFSSNWIKTNKEYKRTLIILMQFMIVPVDIKAGGIVGIDMSAFYATCRMAYSFFTLAMSFRF, from the exons ATGTACGCGGGTTGGTTTCCTTATGATGTTCAAGCCAACGCACTAGTCTTTTGGATTAGCTTCACTTATCAGGCTATTGGGTCCAGTATGTTGATTCTGGAAAACCTTGCCAACGATTCATATCCcccaataacattttgtgtagTCACTGGACATGTGAGACTTTTGGCAATGCGATTAAGTCGAATTGGGCAGGATGAGAAGACATCAATGGctgaaaataaaatgcaaCTCATCGAAGGAATTAAGGATCACAGGAAGCTAATGCA AATAGTTTCCTTGCTCCGCAGAATTTTGTATCTTACCCAACTGGGTCAGTTCCTTTCGAGTGGAATCAACATTGCAATAACGCTGGTCAACATCCTTTTCTTTGCGGAAAACAAGTTTTCGATGACTTACTATGCTGTGTTCTTTGCGGCCATGTTTATAGAGTTATTTCCAAGCTGTTACTACGGAACGCTGATGACGATGGAGTTCGACAAATTACCATACGCCATTTTCTCAAGCAACTGGATTAAGACTAATAAGGAATACAAACGAACCTTAATAATTCTAATGCAGTTCATGATTGTTCCGGTGGATATTAAAGCTGGCGGTATTGTTGGCATCGACATGAGTGCATTTTACGCCACTTGCCGTATGGCCTACTCCTTTTTCACATTAGCCATGTCGTTTCGATTCTAG